From one Paenibacillus sp. FSL K6-1330 genomic stretch:
- the speE gene encoding polyamine aminopropyltransferase — protein sequence MELWYTEKQTPTFGITAKIRETFVHEKTEFQQLDMIDTEEFGRMLVLDGMVMTTIKDEFVYHEMVAHPALNTHPNPKKVLVVGGGDGGVIREVIKHPGVEKAVLVEIDGKVIEYSKQYLPEIAGKLDDPKVEVLVNDGYMHIIENKNEYDVIMVDSTEPVGPAAPLFERGFYQGIYEALKEDGIFVAQTDNPWFKADLIQQVNKDVKEIFPIVRVYGANIPTYPSGLWTFTMGSKTYDPLEVDESTIDEMDTKYYSPRLHKAAFVLPKFVEDLVK from the coding sequence ATGGAATTATGGTACACAGAGAAGCAAACCCCGACTTTTGGCATCACGGCTAAAATCCGGGAGACTTTTGTACATGAGAAGACGGAGTTTCAACAACTGGACATGATCGATACTGAGGAATTCGGGCGTATGCTCGTTCTGGATGGTATGGTTATGACTACAATTAAGGATGAATTCGTCTATCATGAGATGGTCGCTCACCCCGCGCTGAACACGCATCCAAATCCGAAGAAGGTTCTTGTTGTCGGCGGAGGAGACGGTGGCGTCATTCGCGAAGTGATCAAGCATCCGGGCGTAGAGAAAGCAGTACTCGTTGAAATTGATGGAAAAGTTATTGAATATTCGAAGCAGTATTTGCCTGAGATCGCCGGCAAGCTGGATGATCCGAAGGTCGAAGTACTGGTTAACGATGGATATATGCACATCATAGAGAATAAGAACGAATACGACGTCATTATGGTAGACTCCACCGAGCCTGTGGGCCCGGCCGCTCCATTGTTTGAGCGCGGATTCTACCAAGGGATCTACGAAGCGCTGAAGGAAGACGGTATTTTCGTGGCGCAAACGGACAACCCGTGGTTTAAAGCGGACCTGATTCAGCAGGTCAACAAAGACGTGAAGGAAATCTTCCCGATCGTCCGAGTGTATGGAGCGAACATTCCAACCTACCCAAGCGGTCTGTGGACCTTCACCATGGGCAGCAAAACGTATGATCCGCTTGAAGTGGACGAGTCCACGATTGATGAGATGGATACGAAATACTATTCGCCTCGCCTGCACAAAGCCGCATTCGTGCTGCCTAAATTTGTTGAAGACCTGGTGAAATAA
- a CDS encoding PBP1A family penicillin-binding protein, whose translation MPGQKKSPKRKRRFVRLATFLFVLLGISIIAGGILLAYLFITPLPVAETSRYSRLLDSQGDLIATFSTTGHTSEQVSLNDISPHLIQATLSVEDRKFYDHPGFDMKGMARAVLVNLQHMDRKQGASTLTQQLARNLYLSHEKTWTRKLKEAKFTAQLEMKYTKDQILEMYLNEIYYGHGAYGIESASLLYFGKPAKKLTLAESAMLAGIPKGPTYYSPYNHMDNALKRQQIVLNAMAETGFITETEADKAASAKLALLPQDRQENKVIASYFRDYVRSLVTKQLNITDQQLEQGGLNIYTTLDPRAQKAAEEAVSEGMDNKSELETALVSVDPRNGHIKAMVGGKNYRENQYNHALAKTRQPGSSFKPIMYLTAIASKEMTSTSVFNSQPTLFHYDNNRKTYQPSNFGDKYLGEIPMREAIAASDNIYAVNTIMKIGPDKVADMAKKMGITSPLAPVPSLALGTSPVSPLEMASAYAVMANNGKRVSPVAVLNITDAAGRSLYTAPEESGEQVVEPAAAYVMTRMMEGVFETGGTGNRVSTLMKRPVAGKTGTTDSDAWLVGYTPELATAVWVGYDKGREISKVDGRRAAPIFAQYTEKALENVPPKIFPIPDEVISAYVDPKTGKLAGTDCPGKILEVFVKGTEPTEYCDEHGNGEPAKKADPADAAEKQEERSWWKDFKRWWVE comes from the coding sequence ATGCCGGGACAAAAAAAATCACCCAAGCGCAAACGTCGTTTCGTCCGGCTTGCTACATTTCTGTTCGTACTCCTTGGCATTTCGATCATCGCCGGCGGCATTCTGCTCGCCTATTTATTTATAACGCCACTGCCCGTCGCGGAAACATCCCGCTACTCCCGTCTGCTTGACAGCCAAGGAGATTTAATCGCCACTTTCTCGACCACGGGGCATACATCCGAGCAAGTGAGTTTGAATGATATATCTCCTCATCTGATCCAGGCTACCTTGTCGGTGGAGGACCGGAAATTTTATGATCATCCAGGGTTTGATATGAAGGGCATGGCCCGAGCCGTATTGGTCAACCTGCAGCATATGGATCGCAAACAGGGCGCCAGCACATTAACCCAGCAGCTTGCACGAAACTTATACCTATCTCATGAAAAAACATGGACTCGCAAACTCAAGGAGGCCAAATTCACTGCCCAGCTTGAGATGAAATATACGAAAGATCAAATACTTGAAATGTACCTCAACGAAATTTATTACGGCCACGGGGCTTACGGTATCGAATCGGCGTCCCTGCTCTACTTCGGCAAACCGGCAAAAAAACTGACTTTGGCCGAAAGCGCGATGCTGGCTGGCATTCCAAAAGGTCCGACGTATTACTCGCCCTACAATCATATGGACAACGCGCTCAAAAGACAGCAGATTGTCCTCAATGCCATGGCGGAGACTGGGTTCATTACCGAGACCGAGGCCGATAAAGCCGCCTCGGCCAAGCTCGCCCTGCTTCCTCAGGACCGTCAGGAGAATAAAGTGATTGCCTCCTATTTCCGGGATTATGTCCGGAGCCTCGTCACCAAACAGCTGAACATTACGGATCAGCAGCTCGAACAGGGTGGCCTCAACATCTATACGACCCTGGACCCGCGGGCCCAAAAGGCAGCAGAAGAGGCTGTATCCGAAGGTATGGACAACAAGAGCGAGCTGGAAACGGCGCTCGTGTCCGTCGACCCGCGTAACGGGCACATCAAAGCCATGGTTGGCGGTAAGAACTACCGGGAGAATCAGTACAACCACGCGTTGGCCAAAACAAGGCAGCCCGGGTCGTCATTTAAGCCGATTATGTACTTAACAGCCATTGCATCCAAGGAAATGACGAGCACCAGCGTGTTCAACAGCCAGCCCACTCTGTTTCATTACGATAACAACCGCAAAACGTATCAGCCCAGCAACTTCGGCGATAAATATTTAGGGGAAATTCCCATGCGGGAAGCCATCGCCGCTTCGGATAATATTTATGCCGTGAATACCATTATGAAGATAGGCCCGGATAAAGTAGCCGACATGGCGAAAAAGATGGGCATCACAAGTCCGCTTGCGCCTGTCCCCTCGCTGGCCCTGGGAACCTCACCCGTCAGCCCGCTGGAGATGGCCTCCGCTTATGCTGTTATGGCTAACAACGGCAAACGGGTATCACCTGTCGCCGTACTGAACATCACCGATGCCGCTGGCCGCAGCTTGTATACAGCGCCGGAAGAGTCGGGTGAACAAGTGGTTGAACCTGCTGCAGCTTACGTGATGACTCGCATGATGGAGGGGGTATTCGAGACAGGTGGCACGGGCAACCGCGTCTCTACCCTAATGAAACGGCCGGTTGCCGGGAAGACGGGCACCACCGACTCCGACGCTTGGCTTGTGGGCTATACACCGGAGCTGGCAACGGCGGTTTGGGTTGGATATGATAAAGGGCGGGAAATCAGCAAAGTCGACGGGCGGCGGGCAGCGCCGATTTTCGCCCAGTATACGGAGAAAGCGCTGGAGAATGTACCGCCCAAGATTTTTCCGATCCCGGATGAAGTCATCAGCGCTTATGTGGATCCCAAGACCGGGAAGCTCGCAGGCACCGACTGTCCTGGCAAAATTCTGGAGGTCTTCGTTAAGGGTACGGAGCCTACCGAATATTGTGATGAACACGGAAACGGAGAGCCTGCGAAGAAGGCGGACCCTGCAGATGCGGCCGAGAAACAGGAAGAACGTTCCTGGTGGAAAGATTTCAAACGATGGTGGGTTGAGTAA
- the speB gene encoding agmatinase: MKLDQGYSGNVFILSSEDYEGSKAVIYGMPMDFTVSYRPGSRFGPARIRQASVGLEEYSPYLDKSIEDMTYFDAGDLMLPFGNAGRSLEVIGDYVGKLLDDGKFPIGLGGEHLVSWPIIQKVYEKYPDLILIHIDAHADLREHYEGEPLSHSTPVRKAAGIMGGKNIYQFGIRSGSREEFQYGRENINFYPFEVAAPLKEALPSMGNRPVYVTIDIDVLDPSAAPGTGTAEAGGITSKELLEAVHLIAGSDVNVVGCDLVEVAPIYDPSEQTQIVAAKLIREMLLGFVK; this comes from the coding sequence ATGAAACTGGATCAAGGTTACTCCGGCAACGTATTTATATTGAGTTCTGAGGATTATGAGGGGTCCAAAGCTGTCATTTACGGTATGCCGATGGATTTCACGGTTAGCTACCGTCCCGGCTCCCGTTTTGGCCCAGCTCGTATTCGCCAGGCTTCCGTAGGCTTGGAGGAGTACAGCCCGTACTTAGATAAAAGCATTGAAGACATGACGTATTTCGATGCAGGCGACCTTATGCTGCCTTTCGGCAATGCGGGCCGCAGCCTTGAAGTGATTGGCGATTATGTAGGCAAACTGCTGGATGACGGGAAATTCCCGATCGGACTTGGCGGCGAGCACCTCGTATCCTGGCCGATCATTCAGAAGGTGTATGAGAAGTATCCGGATCTTATTCTGATCCATATCGATGCCCATGCTGACCTGCGCGAGCATTATGAGGGAGAGCCGTTGTCCCACTCCACACCGGTCCGCAAGGCGGCGGGCATTATGGGCGGCAAGAATATTTATCAATTCGGTATCCGTTCCGGCTCCCGCGAGGAGTTCCAATATGGACGGGAGAACATTAATTTTTATCCGTTCGAAGTGGCGGCGCCTCTTAAAGAAGCCTTGCCTTCCATGGGCAACCGTCCGGTCTACGTGACTATCGACATCGATGTGCTTGATCCATCTGCCGCACCGGGCACCGGTACTGCAGAAGCAGGCGGCATCACATCGAAGGAGCTGCTGGAAGCCGTGCACCTCATTGCGGGCTCCGACGTGAACGTGGTCGGCTGCGATCTCGTGGAAGTGGCGCCGATCTATGATCCTTCGGAGCAGACCCAGATCGTAGCTGCGAAGTTGATTCGTGAGATGTTGTTGGGATTCGTTAAGTAG
- a CDS encoding SRPBCC family protein: MGDSSSKKRIDSASRMIKASPQTIYQAFTDPKAWVSWLPPEGMSGQIDTFDACEGGTYRMVLTYNGTDQVNLGKSSEGTDIVQGKFLALVPNKKIVQCFEFESEDPAYGGLMTMTWTLTALAEGTDVTIVCEDVPEGIRQEDHEEGLNSTLENLAVFTE; the protein is encoded by the coding sequence ATGGGGGATTCGTCCAGCAAGAAGAGAATTGACTCTGCCTCGAGAATGATTAAGGCATCGCCACAAACCATATATCAGGCATTTACTGACCCCAAGGCTTGGGTATCGTGGCTTCCCCCAGAGGGGATGTCAGGTCAGATCGACACCTTTGATGCCTGTGAAGGCGGGACTTATCGAATGGTACTCACCTATAATGGAACGGACCAAGTTAATCTCGGTAAATCATCGGAAGGTACGGATATCGTCCAAGGTAAATTCCTGGCGTTGGTGCCAAACAAGAAAATCGTGCAGTGTTTTGAATTCGAGTCGGAAGACCCCGCTTACGGGGGCCTGATGACCATGACATGGACGTTGACAGCACTTGCGGAAGGCACGGATGTGACGATTGTTTGCGAGGACGTTCCTGAGGGCATACGTCAGGAAGATCACGAAGAGGGCTTGAATTCTACGCTTGAGAATCTCGCGGTCTTTACTGAATGA
- a CDS encoding metalloregulator ArsR/SmtB family transcription factor, translating to MNARTMNEEVSLELCETECPSTERVALLKETISDDDMIGMAEIFKALADPTRVKVAYMLDRGGELCVCDVAEVLGSSTATASHHLRTLKNKDIAKSRKAGKNVYYSLKDDHIRTLLHMTLEHQKEKM from the coding sequence ATGAATGCCCGGACGATGAACGAAGAAGTCTCCCTTGAGCTGTGTGAAACGGAATGTCCTTCAACCGAAAGGGTTGCTTTGTTAAAAGAAACGATCTCCGATGATGATATGATCGGCATGGCAGAAATCTTCAAGGCTTTGGCCGATCCGACGCGGGTCAAGGTAGCCTATATGCTGGACCGTGGCGGCGAGCTATGTGTTTGTGATGTAGCCGAAGTACTCGGAAGTTCAACGGCAACAGCCTCCCATCATCTGCGTACGCTGAAGAACAAAGATATCGCCAAATCGCGGAAAGCCGGAAAGAATGTATACTATTCGCTCAAAGATGACCATATCCGGACACTGCTTCACATGACGCTGGAGCACCAGAAGGAGAAGATGTAG